Proteins encoded by one window of Cyclobacteriaceae bacterium:
- a CDS encoding cation transporter — protein MDKSTFEITKMDCPSEETLIRMKLDSFTNIKNLDFDLEKRRLTVYHDGLTNEIEKSIDDLKLNSKRIGTEKITTDLNLDNKKDERQLLWTVLLINFGFFAVESITGLISKSMGLVADSLDMLADALVYGLSLYAVGRTVQAKKNVARLSGYFQMILAIVGFIEVIRRFVSADNPPDYTTMIIVSIFALIGNGICLYLLQRTKSNEAHMKASMIFTSNDVIINMGVILAGGLVYFFNSNKPDLIIGTIVFVIVTRGALRILKLSRA, from the coding sequence ATGGACAAATCGACATTTGAGATTACAAAGATGGACTGCCCATCAGAGGAGACGTTGATAAGAATGAAGCTGGACAGTTTCACAAACATTAAAAACCTGGACTTTGATTTAGAAAAACGTAGGCTGACAGTTTATCATGACGGACTGACCAACGAGATAGAAAAATCAATAGACGACTTAAAACTAAATTCAAAAAGAATTGGGACTGAGAAAATAACGACCGACTTAAACCTTGACAACAAAAAAGATGAACGACAGTTACTGTGGACAGTTCTTCTAATCAATTTCGGTTTTTTTGCAGTTGAGAGCATAACGGGACTCATTTCAAAATCAATGGGGCTCGTGGCCGACAGCTTAGACATGCTGGCGGACGCTTTAGTTTACGGACTAAGTTTATATGCCGTAGGACGGACAGTTCAAGCAAAGAAAAATGTAGCCCGACTAAGTGGATATTTTCAAATGATTTTAGCAATAGTTGGTTTCATTGAAGTAATCAGACGGTTCGTTTCGGCAGACAATCCCCCCGACTACACGACAATGATTATCGTTTCAATCTTTGCATTAATCGGCAACGGAATTTGTTTGTACTTACTACAACGGACAAAGAGCAATGAGGCCCACATGAAAGCAAGCATGATATTTACATCAAATGACGTCATTATAAATATGGGAGTAATTTTGGCCGGTGGACTGGTCTACTTTTTTAATTCCAACAAGCCGGACTTAATTATTGGGACAATAGTTTTTGTAATCGTGACAAGGGGAGCGTTGAGAATCTTAAAATTATCGAGAGCGTGA
- a CDS encoding DUF4304 domain-containing protein yields the protein MGLFDFIKNRRTEKKTEILDKVEMKKYLDSIQADVFSFLKPLGFKKKGRTFNRQTEHGIFQVINLQSGRYEFGDKYVIPGLRENYYGKFTVNLGVLVKELYELDVHNKPTDFYHEYNCQIRERLPHLTMGQDFWWTISSNTKETAAEIVEGLSNKGLNWLDTFDNREKICRTWGTDVTHARRAKLDVALIVLQTDKEKGKQLIQDYYDNIDLKGHKEYVFELSKGLGVQLK from the coding sequence GTGGGACTTTTTGATTTTATAAAGAACAGACGGACTGAGAAGAAAACTGAAATCCTGGACAAGGTAGAAATGAAAAAATACTTGGACTCGATTCAAGCAGACGTTTTTTCATTCCTAAAACCACTTGGTTTTAAAAAGAAAGGACGGACTTTCAACCGACAGACTGAGCATGGTATTTTTCAAGTGATAAACTTACAGAGTGGCAGATACGAATTCGGTGACAAGTATGTAATCCCCGGACTTAGGGAGAATTACTACGGAAAGTTTACAGTAAACCTTGGAGTATTAGTTAAAGAGCTTTACGAATTGGACGTTCATAATAAACCAACTGACTTTTACCACGAATACAATTGCCAAATCAGGGAACGACTTCCGCACTTGACAATGGGACAGGACTTTTGGTGGACAATCTCATCAAATACCAAAGAAACAGCAGCTGAAATTGTTGAAGGACTAAGTAACAAAGGACTGAATTGGCTTGACACCTTTGACAACAGAGAAAAGATTTGCCGGACTTGGGGGACAGACGTAACTCATGCAAGACGAGCTAAACTTGATGTGGCACTTATCGTTTTGCAGACCGACAAAGAAAAAGGTAAACAGCTAATTCAGGACTACTACGATAACATTGACCTTAAAGGACACAAGGAGTATGTATTTGAATTATCGAAGGGACTTGGGGTTCAATTAAAATAG
- a CDS encoding cation transporter — protein MDKTTFEITKMDCPSEERLIRMKLDNFSNIKNLDFDLEKRRLTVYHNGLTTEIEKSIDDLKLNSKRIGTEKITTDIKIENQINERQLLWTVLLINFGLFAVESITGLISKSMGLVADSLDMLADALVYGLSLYAVGRAIQAKKNVARLSGYFQMILAIIGFIEVIRRFVSVDSPPNFTTMIIVSIFALIGNGICLYLLQRTKSNEAHMKASMIFTSNDVIINMGVILAGGLVYFFNSNKPDLIIGTIVFVIVTRGAVRILKISSE, from the coding sequence ATGGACAAAACGACATTTGAGATAACGAAAATGGACTGCCCATCAGAGGAGAGACTGATAAGGATGAAGCTGGACAATTTCTCAAACATTAAAAACTTAGACTTTGATTTAGAAAAGCGTAGACTGACAGTTTATCATAACGGACTGACAACCGAAATAGAGAAATCAATAGACGACTTAAAACTGAACTCAAAAAGAATTGGGACAGAGAAAATAACGACCGACATAAAGATTGAGAACCAAATAAATGAAAGGCAATTACTCTGGACTGTTTTACTAATCAATTTTGGACTCTTCGCAGTAGAGAGTATCACGGGACTTATTTCAAAATCAATGGGACTTGTAGCCGACAGCTTGGACATGTTGGCAGACGCTTTGGTTTATGGACTTAGTTTGTACGCTGTTGGAAGAGCAATCCAAGCAAAGAAAAATGTAGCCCGACTTAGTGGATACTTTCAAATGATTTTAGCAATTATTGGGTTCATCGAAGTTATCAGACGTTTTGTTTCGGTGGACAGTCCACCCAACTTTACGACAATGATTATTGTTTCAATTTTTGCATTAATCGGCAACGGAATTTGTTTGTACCTGCTACAACGGACAAAAAGTAATGAGGCCCACATGAAAGCGAGCATGATATTTACGTCAAATGACGTTATTATAAATATGGGAGTAATTTTAGCCGGTGGACTGGTTTACTTTTTTAATTCTAACAAGCCGGACTTAATTATTGGGACAATAGTTTTTGTAATCGTGACAAGAGGTGCGGTGAGAATTCTTAAAATATCAAGCGAGTGA